In Cystobacter ferrugineus, the DNA window CACCCAGGGAGCCGCGATGGATCGCCTTCCTCAAGGAGGGTTTTCCCGACGGCATCTCCTTTACACCGAGCGCCGCGGCCGCCGCGGTGCTCTTCATCAAGGCCGACTCGCGATTGTTCGCTGTGACCTTTGGTCAGGGTCGCCATCTCATCAAGTCGGACTGCTATGAAATCGACTTCGGTTTGAAGGTCACCCTCAACACCGTCGACGAAAAGAAGCTGCGCAGCCTCGATTCACGTACCTTCGATGAGCTGACGGTCCACACGCGCCGTCAGGTCAGCCGCAGCTCCGCTCTGGATGCATTCAGCGTCGATGTCGCACAGGACCTGCTGGGCGCTGTCATGGGCGAGCCTGAGGACTCATCGATCGCCAAGCGGCTCGCAGGACGGGATGCCCTGGCGCTCACGGGCCCCCTCAACTTCTCGGAGTTGGCCACCCGCTGCAGAGTCCTTCTCAAGGCGTACAAGGGCTCGCAGTACCAGCAAAAATTCCCCTGGGTCGACAACATCCGCCTCGTCCGGGACCTGAAAGTCCTCGAGACCCTCAACAACGAACTGCTGCGAGCCCTCAACGCCGCGGACCTCCAGAAGATTCATCTGGCCCCTCCCGAGGTGATTCCCTGGGATGATGTGGCGGGCTTTCGCTACCCGGGTGAACGCCACGGAAGTAGCGAGCCTCATCCCGACCTGGATCTGGCGGAGTGCCTCGAGGCCCTCGCCGCTCATAAAGGCACGAAGGTCGAAGCTCTCGAGCTGTCCATGGAGGACCTCAAACGCGGTAAGATTCGCGCCGTATTCGAGGAAAGCTCCTCCGAGGTGGAGAAGTGGAGCCTCTACAACTGCTTGGTCGCCGAGTTACGGACCATGGACGCGCTTCACGTCCTCTCGGCCGGGCAATGGTTCAAGGTCGAGAAGAACTTCGCCGCCCAGACACTCCAGGAGGCATCCGCGCTCGTCACGGAGCTCAAGAGCCTCCCCAGTGCCAAGCCCCACGAGAACGAAGAGACGTACAACGAGAGGGCCGCCCGTACGGCCAGTGGGCTGGCGCTACTCGACAAGGTGTTGCTCCGGAGCCAGGGAGCGCAGACATCCATCGAGGCGTGCGATCTCTTCTCCTCCAGCGGCCAATTCATCCACGTCAAGCGCAAGGTGCGGTCGTCCACGTTGAGCCACCTGTTCGCCCAAGGAGCCGTCTCCGCCGAGACGTTCCTGCGCGATGAGCACTTCAGAACAGCCCTCAAGGGACGGCTCGAGGCAAAGAACTCTGGCATCGCGAAGACCCTGGGCAACCCAGCGGAAAAACCAGAGCCCAACAAGTACGAGATCGTCTTCGCCGTCATCACCAACACTCCCAAGGAGGACTGGCCTGGATCCCTCCCATTCTTCAGTCAGCTCAATCTCGTCCGGCACGCGCGGCGGCTCAGCATGTTCGGGTTTCGCGTCTCGCTTTGCCGGATTGACGAGGCGTCTCCCTGACGGCATCGACCACCACACAGCACGAGGCACCCATTCACACCTCGCTGACAGCGTGCT includes these proteins:
- a CDS encoding TIGR04141 family sporadically distributed protein; translation: MKKRAAPSSAKPKSRHLTILLLRKDIKEPEDALKTPSLLKGTPLPADFEFEGVIYLFDPPPREPRWIAFLKEGFPDGISFTPSAAAAAVLFIKADSRLFAVTFGQGRHLIKSDCYEIDFGLKVTLNTVDEKKLRSLDSRTFDELTVHTRRQVSRSSALDAFSVDVAQDLLGAVMGEPEDSSIAKRLAGRDALALTGPLNFSELATRCRVLLKAYKGSQYQQKFPWVDNIRLVRDLKVLETLNNELLRALNAADLQKIHLAPPEVIPWDDVAGFRYPGERHGSSEPHPDLDLAECLEALAAHKGTKVEALELSMEDLKRGKIRAVFEESSSEVEKWSLYNCLVAELRTMDALHVLSAGQWFKVEKNFAAQTLQEASALVTELKSLPSAKPHENEETYNERAARTASGLALLDKVLLRSQGAQTSIEACDLFSSSGQFIHVKRKVRSSTLSHLFAQGAVSAETFLRDEHFRTALKGRLEAKNSGIAKTLGNPAEKPEPNKYEIVFAVITNTPKEDWPGSLPFFSQLNLVRHARRLSMFGFRVSLCRIDEASP